One segment of Tachyglossus aculeatus isolate mTacAcu1 chromosome 16, mTacAcu1.pri, whole genome shotgun sequence DNA contains the following:
- the CDCA8 gene encoding borealin: MAPARKKAAGRAGKEASARNVKLAAFLQDFDREVEIRSRQMESEAQNLRKEVEDLFNVEILRLPQALREMNWLDYMALGGSKQALEDAATAELDLSEINKLTEIQTPLKTVKAKKAAEEAVVISKEPELYPQTTKSHARKCPPKRKRAPSVRTNSRAKRAGSSSLITPATGRTNSSVLGITPSFTSRFDSSIFKTPGLRTPAARERIYNISVNGSPLADHNEIFLTVPVGGGESMRLLASDLQKMDLAHLDPEALGSIKTLSTRLAQICTTLKPQK; encoded by the exons ATGGCTCCCGCGCGGAAAAAGGCCGCCGGCCGGGCCGGCAAGGAGGCCTCGGCGCGCAACGTGAAGCTCGCCGCCTTCCTCCAGGATTTCGACCGGGAAG TCGAAATCCGGTCCAGGCAGATGGAATCAGAAGCCCAGAACCTTAGAAAAGAAGTGGAGGATCTATTCAACGTtgagatcctccgactcccccaGGCTCTGCGAGAGATGAACTGGCTGGACTACATGG CTCTAGGAGGAAGCAAGCAGGCTCTGGAAGATGCAGCAACG GCTGAGCTGGACCTTTCTGAAATAAACAAGCTCACAGAGATTCAGACGCCCTTGAAAACCGTCAAAG CAAAGAAAGCGGCTGAAGAAGCTGTCGTAATTAGCAAAGAACCGGAGCTTTATCCTCAAACCACCAAG TCTCATGCCCGAAAGTGTCCTCCTAAGAGGAAGAGAGCGCCTTCAGTAAGAACAAATAGCAGAGCTAAAAG GGCGGGCTCAAGTAGTCTAATCACTCCGGCCACCGGCAGAACCAACTCGTCTGTGTTGGGAATAACTCCGAGCTTCACGTCCCGCTTTGATTCCAG CATCTTCAAGACCCCAGGACTGCGGACTCCCGCCGCCAGAGAGAGGATCTACAACATCTCGGTCAATGGGAGTCCCCTGGCTGATCACAACGAGATCTTCCTCACGGTGCCCGTGGGAGGCGGGGAG AGTATGCGTCTGCTGGCCAGTGACTTGCAAAAGATGGATCTGGCACATCTGGATCCAGAAGCTTTGGGAAGCATTAAGACGTTATCG ACTCGACTTGCGCAAATCTGTACCACTTTAAAGCCTCAAAAATGA
- the C16H1orf109 gene encoding uncharacterized protein C1orf109 homolog — translation MEAPGPRLTPVWEALKTCFRAVEQQQNVWQSVLKDCQPLLGSLGNLAEQVQAAQHIAFEAAPLGAFPDLRERLKRKQLTAGDAILDKLEEQMAALLSVRDAVSGQVERAFEVYERHAQPADIDAVLQRSAVIPSVADMLEWLQDIERSYRNLYLGKRDLINQINWSNLPFLQALPQAWERVSEDGHQDLVQDTLLMVSFFLDS, via the exons ATGGAGGCCCCGGGCCCCCGCCTGACCCCGGTGTGGGAGGCCCTGAAGACATGCTTCCGAGCCGTCGAACAGCAGCAGAATGTGTGGCAGAGCGTGTTGAAGGACTGCCAGCCGCTCCTCGGGTCCCTGGGGAACTTGGCGGAGCAGGTGCAGGCTGCCCAGCACATAGCCTTCGAGGCCGCCCCACTGGGAGCCTTCCCAGACCTGAGAGAGCGCTTGAAGCGCAAGCAGCTGACCGCCGGCGACGCCATCCTGGACAAGCTGGAAGAGCAGAT GGCCGCCCTCCTCAGCGTCCGAGATGCGGTCAGCGGACAGGTGGAGCGAGCGTTTGAGGTGTACGAGCGGCACGCCCAGCCGGCGGACATCGACGCCGTCTTGCAGCGTTCCGCTGTCATCCCCTCGGTCGCGGACATGCTGGAATGGCTGCAGGATATCGAGAGATCTTATCGGAACTT GTACTTGGGAAAGAGAGACCTCATCAACCAGATCAATTGGAGTAACCTGCCTTTCCTTCAAGCCctgccacaggcttgggagcggGTTTCAGAGGATGGCCACCAAGACTTAGTACAAG aCACCCTGCTGATGGTGTCCTTCTTCCTGGACTCGTAG